Proteins from a single region of Starkeya sp. ORNL1:
- a CDS encoding bifunctional riboflavin kinase/FAD synthetase, producing the protein MNSRPLRTAPFTVLAGDTPVPDELRGAVVAIGNFDGVHRGHRAVISTAIEQAHSLGCPALALTFEPHPRAFFRPEEPLFRLTPQPMKLKRLEETGLDGAVVLAFDAALAAKDAEAFVRDILVERLGVRMIVAGFDFHFGKARGGSPIFLREAGKRHGFAVEIVPPLLDEGAQISSSAIRAALAQGRVEQAADMLGAPFAVEAEVVHGDKRGRDLGYPTANMVLDPSIALAHGIYAVTAEFDGVVHPAVASFGRRPTFDGGAPKLEVFVFDYSGDLYGKTLRVAFRAYLRPELKFDGLDALIAQMDKDSAQARAILGA; encoded by the coding sequence ATGAATAGTCGCCCACTCCGCACCGCTCCATTCACCGTCCTCGCCGGCGACACCCCGGTACCGGACGAATTGCGTGGCGCCGTGGTCGCCATCGGCAATTTCGACGGCGTGCATCGCGGCCATCGCGCGGTGATCAGCACCGCCATCGAGCAGGCCCACTCGCTCGGTTGCCCGGCGCTCGCCCTGACCTTCGAACCGCACCCGCGCGCCTTCTTCCGGCCGGAGGAGCCGCTGTTCCGCCTGACGCCGCAGCCGATGAAGCTCAAGCGGCTCGAGGAGACCGGGCTCGACGGCGCCGTGGTGCTGGCGTTCGATGCGGCGCTGGCCGCCAAGGACGCCGAGGCGTTCGTGCGCGACATCCTGGTCGAGCGGCTGGGCGTGCGCATGATCGTCGCCGGCTTCGATTTCCATTTCGGCAAGGCGCGCGGCGGCTCGCCGATCTTCCTGCGCGAGGCCGGCAAGCGGCATGGCTTTGCGGTTGAGATCGTGCCGCCCTTGCTTGATGAGGGCGCGCAGATCTCGTCCTCGGCCATTCGCGCCGCGCTGGCGCAGGGCCGCGTCGAGCAGGCCGCGGACATGCTGGGTGCGCCGTTCGCGGTCGAGGCCGAGGTGGTGCATGGCGACAAGCGCGGCCGTGACCTCGGCTATCCCACCGCGAACATGGTGCTCGATCCCTCGATCGCGCTCGCCCACGGCATCTATGCGGTCACCGCCGAGTTCGATGGCGTGGTGCATCCGGCGGTCGCCAGCTTCGGCCGCCGCCCGACCTTCGATGGCGGCGCCCCGAAGCTGGAAGTGTTCGTGTTCGACTATTCCGGCGACCTTTATGGCAAGACGCTGCGCGTCGCCTTCCGCGCCTATCTTCGCCCCGAATTGAAGTTTGACGGCCTCGATGCGCTGATCGCGCAGATGGACAAGGACAGCGCCCAGGCGCGGGCGATTTTGGGGGCGTGA
- a CDS encoding Ohr family peroxiredoxin: MSFETLFTGTATAIGGRNGHSQTSDGSVSVNLGFPKNGVLEPGKTTPEHLFATGYAACFGSAVEAVGKQKGLDVTDSAVTVAASLGKVDGGFGLSVKLSLKAPKLSKEQTEEVLEAAHQMCPYSKATRGNIPVELVAE, encoded by the coding sequence ATGTCCTTCGAAACGCTTTTCACCGGCACCGCCACTGCAATCGGCGGCCGCAATGGCCACTCGCAGACCAGCGACGGCTCGGTCTCGGTCAATCTCGGCTTCCCCAAGAACGGCGTACTGGAGCCGGGCAAAACTACCCCGGAGCACCTGTTCGCCACCGGCTATGCCGCCTGCTTCGGTTCGGCAGTGGAAGCCGTCGGCAAGCAGAAGGGCCTCGACGTGACGGATTCCGCCGTGACGGTCGCCGCCTCGCTCGGCAAGGTGGATGGCGGCTTCGGGCTCAGCGTGAAGCTCTCGCTCAAGGCGCCGAAGCTGAGTAAGGAGCAGACCGAGGAAGTGCTCGAGGCGGCGCACCAGATGTGCCCCTATTCCAAGGCGACCCGCGGCAACATCCCGGTGGAACTCGTCGCGGAGTGA
- a CDS encoding TIGR01459 family HAD-type hydrolase: MSANPAPNMPPLPPIVRSFAALAPRYDLVLCDIWGVLHNGMKGSAAAADALVRARTAGTTVVLVSNAPRPKDGVARILDGFDIPRNAYDDIVTSGDVTTSLLRGRRGVKLHHLGPDRDLGIYEGLGVVLTGLDEAELIVCTGLFDDTTETPDSYRTTLAAAKARDLPFICANPDIVVERGGDLIWCAGAIAEAYAERGGKVVYCGKPHPPVYEAAFEVARGLRGTGIDKSRILAIGDALRTDLAGALGAGIDCLFVAAGIHAGELGLAHGDEVNPAALASLFEDGPGLPVAVTTRLAW; encoded by the coding sequence ATGTCCGCGAACCCTGCTCCGAACATGCCGCCGCTGCCGCCGATCGTGCGCTCCTTCGCCGCGCTCGCGCCGCGCTACGATCTCGTGCTGTGCGACATCTGGGGCGTGCTGCACAATGGCATGAAGGGCTCGGCCGCTGCCGCCGATGCGCTGGTGCGCGCCCGCACGGCCGGCACCACCGTCGTGCTGGTGTCCAATGCGCCGCGGCCGAAGGACGGCGTTGCCAGGATCCTCGACGGCTTCGACATCCCCCGGAACGCCTATGACGACATCGTCACCTCGGGCGATGTCACCACCTCCCTGCTGCGCGGCCGCCGCGGGGTGAAGCTGCATCATCTCGGCCCTGACCGCGACCTCGGCATCTATGAAGGGCTTGGCGTCGTATTGACCGGGCTCGACGAGGCCGAGCTGATCGTCTGCACCGGCCTGTTCGACGACACCACCGAGACGCCCGACAGCTACAGGACGACGCTGGCCGCCGCGAAGGCGCGGGACCTGCCCTTCATCTGCGCCAATCCCGATATTGTGGTGGAGCGTGGCGGCGATCTCATCTGGTGCGCCGGCGCCATTGCCGAAGCCTATGCCGAGCGTGGCGGCAAGGTGGTGTATTGCGGTAAGCCGCATCCGCCGGTCTATGAGGCCGCCTTCGAGGTCGCCCGCGGTTTGCGCGGCACGGGCATCGACAAATCCCGCATCCTCGCCATTGGCGACGCGCTGCGCACCGACCTCGCCGGGGCGCTGGGCGCCGGTATCGACTGCCTGTTCGTCGCCGCCGGCATCCATGCCGGCGAACTCGGCCTCGCCCATGGCGACGAGGTGAATCCCGCCGCGCTGGCCAGCCTGTTCGAGGACGGCCCGGGCCTGCCGGTCGCGGTGACCACTCGTCTGGCCTGGTGA